One window of the Babesia bovis T2Bo chromosome 2, whole genome shotgun sequence genome contains the following:
- a CDS encoding Replication factor A protein 3 family protein has translation MGEDFLSLDTKSQIPPLCNFETMKNRIGTSVRVIGQILSSESNSLVLQTSDGAKISCIFPQDAAAGLSGIVELYAVVASDDRQRGHGIYLQQYGDIHKWEDEIDMSYINKVIVLSGDPRFAKYMAISTAIPEGINGTTT, from the exons ATGGGAGAAGATTTCTTGTCCCTCGATACAAAATCGCAGATACCTCC GTTGTGCAATTTTGAGACTATGAAGAATCGTATCGGTACTAGTGTAAGGGTCATTGGACAAATTCTTTCATCGGAAAGCAACAGCCTAGTGCTTCAGACGTCAGATG GTGCAAAGATATCTTGTATATTTCCCCAAGATGCGGCGGCAGGTCTCTCAGGAATTGTGGAGTTATATGCCGTT GTAGCGTCCGATGATAGGCAACGTGGGCATGGCATATATCTTCAGCAGTACGGAGATATACACAAATGGGAAGATGAAATCGATATGTCCTATATAAATAAGGTAATTGTCCTTTCGGGTGACCCAAGATTCGCCAAGTATATGGCAATTTCCACTGCAATCCCAGAAGGGATTAATGGGACAACAACATAA
- a CDS encoding variant erythrocyte surface antigen-1 alpha subunit yields MAPNSAFTPKASLTDAPTNLKEAIDWVLRVTGRDGRSNKDECICGLASAVTDLLQSVQLEYHGYEGDRKDGDSGDTSKGPPKGNVTNRLNELFSLVQGLGGTPVVRTYIDQLAQVLSALVGWSSITKCDNGGGGKCKGSSGNNNQHGKDGECQYLKDVTPNTPCTECKCMKWDDPNQSSNEGHHLGRRCKRCSGSGGSAHRCSCTGGGGTQCTAEKCQCAKEGKCCKCCCNGGCGKCKKECSCYKEGKHFGHDEYHKDSYMSAYPSGTLYTRDSFVESKQVDVKPYWKDLIDIPPGDNSYDTTASDRRHQCARILLGSVCLIWSGITYMYWTGKYHSSSPRWNNHILDGSGLDDGTLSQWLQALGFPKDMLNNHGPGNRWDAIIWDGLRDKLYLGFPDTGNGDTGHGGDYNDNTFRNPAGMNYAGYIHTVDRGAFCSNATVFHKNDATITEENIHKCGALYKLYILSCAYFTGLQNKAPPKAENKTPRTIREILYWLSALPYSQAYPKILKHGKDRLTEVLKKPGDTASTNEQKQLSFLQTGRNHPITVHEFNLFAHFQAVTQYCPLVLIGIQGGIHSTDRTMEPAIHSLYANTECHFTYPTVSIQAYNQVVHYIRALFYQLYFLRKQCAVKVTCGGKWRECRYGKDVVSKGVISWMCLGCDPMEHDRKKRVGKVKGVLETVLKGKSGELTGALKDLLEKIGEVVVQLGNAQEALEGKKPEGIKGVQAALGTAKEALEGAVKKVNSGLTGKLETAKAKLVELTMNSGSGGILGDVVGASGLGMVTSKGEYDPGKNKISAAIHKVEEVLKLCKEWTEKEKVKESLECLQDDIFTSSDIIDAVHEVEKEHTALLSAINDLISICNTAQCPGCKDHAKKCGQKGTATMCTQCGNMTTTGVPSPLQAFLEDRLPGFSCQNVVDQDENPEYPPAASHLGHCNGSGQCCPLPMGFRGQFQKDGIRDCTGKRLYGILYFFSNENMMQSCVYTLVRVTAALSATTPQVLGDVFGFFRGGIGNPVEDKEKKTNNKCEHTEDPKTSTSNDKYFCGWCASGLRDEVKKIEWIYNGSENGGEYMKTVGKALRDIKGDKDTSSAVALSTAPTTPSNLSALTKNSEYLSPLTGELYTAVSATFGGTYLSWVLYLSDALEGGLQSLSDAFRNIECRGCRECDPNKCKKGEHGQGSGQCGCQSIVSCTGVLPVLYRHGFSYGNPFNLEGFQQKDEKSGDYSIEKTKNGEKHCHQFLDSLQKVIEITEKGRQDQHPLTNLLSQVGKLQYDIRLPWIFVLTVAWLVAVLYLAFGAIWPLDWTHMRSHWLRGGAHQWQCMWYKVMTGRKGVELVEYFGRR; encoded by the exons atggcccCTAATAGCGCcttcacgccgaaggcgtccTTGACTGACGCTcctaccaacctgaaggaggccattgactgggtcctgagggtaactggtagggatggtagAAGCAACAAGGATG aatgcatatgtggcctggcgtcggcagtgactgacctactgcagtcagtacaactggagtaccatg GTTATGAAGGTGATAGGAAGGACGGTGACAGCGGTGACACCAGCAAAGGCCCCCCAAAGGGGAATGTCACTAACCGCCTCAACGAACTATTCTCCCTGGtacagggactaggtggtacccctgtggtccggacctatatagaccagctggcacaggtactcagtgcactcgttgggtggagtagtATAACGAAGTGTGAtaatggtggtggtggcaAGTGCAAGGGGAGTAGTGGCAATAACAATCAACACGGCAAAGATGGCGAGTGTCAGTATCTTAAGGATGTAACGCCGAACACGCCGTGCACGGAATGtaaatgtatgaaatgggatgATCCCAATCAGAGCAGTAATGaaggacaccacctagGAAGGAGGTGTAAAAGgtgtagtggtagtggtggtagtgctCATAGGTGTAGCTGTACTGGTGGTGGCGGCACGCAGTGTACTGCTGAGAAGTGTCAATGCGCTAAAgaaggcaaatgctgcaagtgttgttgtaatggTGGTTGTGGGAAGTGTAAGAAGGAGTGTAGTTGTTACAAAGAGGGAAAACATTTTGGCCATGATGAATACCATAAAGACAGCTACATGTCAGCGTACCCTAGTGGAACACTCTACACAAGAGACTCATTTGTTGAATCCAAACAGGTAGATGTCAAACCATATTGGAAAGATTTAATAGATATTCCTCCCGGAGACAATAGCTATGACACTACTGCCTCTGATAGAcgtcaccaatgtgcccgtatcctcctagggtcagtatgcctcatctggagtggcattacttatatgtattggactggaAAGTACCATTCCAGCAGCCCCcggtggaacaaccacattTTGGATGGCTCTGGTCTAGATGACGGTACCCtgtcccaatggctacaggccctagggtttcctaaggatatgttgaataaccatggtcctggaaatagatgggatgctattatatgggatgggttaAGGgataagttatatttgggattcccggaCACTGGTAATGGTGATACTGGTCATGGCGGGGACTataatgataatacattcagaaatccagctggtatgaactatgctggatatatacataccgtagacaggggtgcattttgcagcaacGCTACCGTCTTCCATAAGAATGACGCCACAATTACTGAAGAAAACATCCACAAATGTGGCGCCTTGTacaagctctatattcttTCGTGTGCCTATTTTACCGGGTTACAGAACAAGGCTCCGCCGAAGGCGGAAAATAAAACTCCCCGTaccatccgtgagatcctatactggctaagtgcattgccctatagtcaggcatatCCAAAGATACTGAAGCATGGTAAGGATAGACTAACCGAGGTACTCAAAAAACCCGGAGACACCGCATCAACCAACGAACAGAAACAGCTTTCCTTCCTTCAAACAGGCCGCAATCATCCCATAACTGTccatgaattcaacctttttgcccacttccaagcagtgacccagtactgcccattggtgctcataggtatccagggtggtaTACACAGCACTGACAGGACTATGGAacctgccattcactcccTCTACGCTAACACTGAATGCcacttcacctatcccactgtcTCCAttcaagcatacaaccaggtagtacactacattagggctctattctaccagctctatttcctcaGGAAGCAGTGTGCCGTGAAGGTCACTTGTGGAGgtaaatggcgtgagtgtaggtatggtaaggATGTGGTGTCCAAGGGGGttattagctggatgtgcctggggtgtgaccccatggaacatgataggaaaaagAGGGTAGGGAAGGTAAAGGGGGTATTGGAAACAGTCCTCAAGGGGAAATCAGGAGAGCTTACGGGGGCACTAAAGGATTTATTGGAAAAGATTGGCGAGGtggtggtacaattgggtaatgcccaggaggcattggaagggaagaagcCAGAGGGGATCAAGGGGGTACAGGCGGCACTAGGGACGGCTAAGGAGGCACTGGAGGGGGCGGTGAAGAAGGTTAATAGTGGGCTGACTGGGAAACTAGAGACGGCTAAGGCGAAACTAGTGGAGCTGACGATGaatagtggtagtggaggAATACTAGGGGATGTAGTTGGGGCTAGTGGACTAGGGATGGTAACGAGTAAGGGTGAATATGATCCTGGTAAGAACAAGATAAGTGCTGCTATCCATAAGGTAGAGGAAGTACTTAAGCTGTGTAAGGAGTGGACAGAGAAGGAGAAGGTGAAGGAGTCATTGGAATGTCTCCAGGATGACATATTTACCAGTTCAGATATAATTGATGCTGTGCATGAAGTAGAAAAGGAGCACACCGCACTCCTATCAGCCATCAATGACctcatctccatctgcAACACCGCACAGTGCCCAGGATGTAAAGACCACGCCAAGAAGTGCGGCCAAAAGGGGACAGCTACCATGTGCACTCAATGTGGCAACatgactaccactggtgtcccctcccctctccaggcattcctggaGGATAGGTTGCCAGGCTTTAGTTGTCAgaatgtagtggaccaaGACGAGAACCCAGAGTACCCAcccgctgcatcccacctaggacactgtaatggttccggccaatgctgcccattgccaatgggtttcagAGGGCAATTCCAGAAGGACGGTATCCGTGATTGTACCGGcaaacgcctttatggcatcttatacttctttagtaacgagaacatgatgcaatcatgtgtttatacactggtGAGAGTTACAGCAGCTCTCAGTGCcaccacaccacaggtgttgggtgatgtattcgggttctttaggggtggtataGGAAATCCAGTAGAGGACAAGGAGAAGAAGACGAATAACAAGTGTGAGCACACAGAAGATCCTAAAACGTCGACAAGCAATGACAaatacttttgcggctggtgtgcctctgggttacgggatgaagtgaagaagatagagtggatatACAATGGGTCGGAGAATGGAGGGGAGTACATGAAGACTGTCGGTAAAGCACTAAGAGATATTAAGGGCGATAAGGACACTAGCAGTGCCGTCGCATTATCCACTGCTCCTACCACTCCTAGTAACCTCTCTGCACTGACAAAGAACTCAGAatacctctcccccctaaccggtgaactctataccgcagtgagtgccacgttcggtggaacatacctctcatgggtactatacctatcagatgcacttgaaggTGGTCTACAGTCACTGTCTGATGCATTCCGtaatattgaatgccgtgGCTGTAGAGagtgtgaccccaataagtgcaagaagggagaACACGGACAGGGTAGtggacagtgtggatgccaatcaatcgtatcatgtaccggggtatTACCGGTGTTGTATCGACATGGATTTAGctatggtaacccattcaatctggaggggttCCAGCAGAAGGATGAGAAAAGtggagattatagtatagaAAAGACTAAAAACGGAGAGAAACATTGTCATCAATTCTTGGACAGCTTGCAGAAAGTAATAGAGATCACTGAGAAGGGGAGGCAAGATCAGCatcccctcaccaacctcctctcccaggtcggcaagctccaatacgacatacggctcccgtggatctttgtcctcacggtagcctggctagtagcggtgctatacctagcctttggtgccatatggccactggactggacacatatgaggtcgcattggttaaggggtggagcacaccaatggcaatgtatgtggtataaggtaATGACGGGACGGAAGGGGGTGGAgttggtggagtattttggtaggaggtag
- a CDS encoding RNA recognition motif domain containing protein has translation MSMKDYNEDTFQRYPTDQRRDTDSYNERSRHADRYDTRRDKVDKGIKRSRSRSRGRRRSPNKGSYRDKQHASRSTYDRPRKYDKQRKDDNKTAECTSETDFVTLNPNLSPSHARSRAAERRRRKTQADCIRRAGGFQKLADQEGHETVRLFWDGFQWVAKTGQAAMMMNADSALMNSTRKLRRLYFGNLPVASGLTENAFQNIIWNEMRTRNFCNDPNVSPVLYVWFAKDKGNYGFVEFATVEETERALTMDGMNCMGAQLRVSRPNDYSTTATRQVIPGIATQNIVPLDAFTGSCLRVVQIVLPESVQTEVEYLDVLDDVKEAFEKHGKVKTCAIVTPRHKDIAPNLKPGDVIVEFVDRESLLACVQNMQHRKYEKREIQFLPMDEEDYRHVAEPLILDLEALEKEAD, from the coding sequence ATGTCAATGAAGGATTATAATGAAGACACATTCCAGAGGTATCCCACGGACCAAAGAAGGGATACTGACTCATATAATGAACGCAGCAGACACGCTGACCGGTACGATACACGACGTGATAAAGTAGATAAAGGTATTAAAAGGAGTAGGTCAAGAAGCCGCGGTAGAAGGCGTTCGCCAAATAAGGGTTCCTACCGTGATAAACAACACGCTTCACGTTCAACGTATGATAGGCCCAGAAAATACGATAAGCAGCGTAAAGATGATAATAAGACTGCAGAATGTACTTCGGAAACTGATTTCGTTACACTAAATCCGAATTTATCGCCCAGTCATGCTAGGTCTCGCGCTGCGGAACGCCGTAGAAGGAAAACACAAGCTGACTGTATCAGACGTGCTGGAGGTTTCCAAAAGTTAGCTGATCAAGAAGGACATGAAACAGTGCGACTTTTTTGGGATGGATTTCAGTGGGTAGCCAAAACTGGCCAAGCAGCCATGATGATGAATGCAGATTCTGCTTTAATGAACTCCACACGCAAATTGAGAAGGCTCTATTTTGGAAATTTGCCGGTAGCATCTGGACTTACAGAAAATGCCTTccaaaatattatatggaatgaAATGAGGACCAGAAACTTTTGTAATGATCCAAATGTTTCTCCTGTACTGTATGTCTGGTTCGCCAAAGATAAAGGTAACTACGGGTTTGTAGAGTTTGCAACTGTTGAAGAGACTGAAAGGGCACTTACCATGGACGGTATGAACTGCATGGGTGCTCAATTACGTGTTTCCCGACCCAATGACTACTCAACAACTGCTACTAGGCAAGTTATACCAGGAATCGCCACGCAGAACATTGTCCCTCTGGATGCATTCACTGGGAGCTGCCTCAGAGTTGTGCAAATAGTGTTGCCCGAAAGTGTGCAAACTGAAGTTGAATATCTTGATGTATTAGACGACGTCAAGGAGGCTTTCGAAAAGCATGGTAAGGTTAAAACTTGTGCCATCGTCACCCCTAGACACAAGGACATAGCCCCCAACCTTAAACCAGGTGATGTTATCGTAGAATTTGTTGACAGGGAATCACTATTGGCATGTGTACAGAACATGCAACATCGCAAATATGAAAAAAGAGAGATACAGTTCCTCCCTATGGATGAAGAAGATTATAGACATGTTGCAGAACCCCTCATACTAGATCTTGAGGCCTTAGAAAAGGAAGCAGACTGA
- a CDS encoding DNA topoisomerase family protein produces the protein MSIPKVLVVAEKPKIAETLAAHLCTDQRTLLKRKGISNTCITWECRGKFLSTTVDFKVTSTAGHIYSVAFAPRYNCWNSTNPVELFNGEIILEEASPDSKIPRHLASEAKGCSYLLLCLDNDREGENIAFEVIRVCHQHLVKIGSKQIFRARFSALTRADILRAVDNLCDPNKLESDAVRARQTIDLRVGCAFTRFQTTFFQGKYGDLDSTCISYGPCQTPTLFFCVDRYNAIARFQEEPYYKLICDISYEGQYIPFTWNRGRIFDKSVARIFQQLLMGANKGVLTDIVTKRSINSSPKALNTVTMLKEASSRFGMGPHKTMQTAEHLYLNGYISYPRTETDCYPTSFDWAELLKKLHTVPEYTNLVDLLMQSGNTLGPQGGHDVGDHPPIIPVRCVSQGTLTGDDWKLYDLIVRHFLASVAGPCTTETTTYDLDVGSETFQFSNTRVVRQGYTALLPKSQNYVSIALKLTKGEGCDVAKFRVEEGTTSPPPLLSESDLLDHMESKGIGTDASMATHIHNIFTRNYVRLLGNRRIEPTKLGKALVDGYMQVDPELVLPSVRGAIEGYCNLIADGKADCESVIDHVCRMFRMKFEHYITKIDSINTFFETQFTPIEDFGVPMSRCGTCNRYMLYLNRAPVRLFCKKCSQEYPLPRGGTIKLYKGIKCPLDNFELLQFQSRLRAFSLCPMCYNDPPFESIGNKGMGCIDCAHPTCANSADALTLTRCPGDCDGMLILDIINGAPNWKFFCSSCSYKLQFSDITKKVAIITGKECDSCESQLTEVILKDGRKIEGCVFCNESLKQLLVDPPKHTKRHHRPRRRGRRPLRSR, from the exons ATGTCCATACCAAAGGTTTTAGTTGTGGCAGAGAAGCCAAAGATTGCTGAAACGCTGGCTGCTCACTTATGTACAGATCAACGCACACTGTTGAAGCGTAAAGGG ATATCGAACACATGTATAACATGGGAGTGCCGAGGCAAATTCTTATCAACTACTGTTGATTTCAAAGTCACATCAACTGCtggacatatatattccgTGGCATTCGCACCTAGGTACAACTGCTGGAATTCGACGAATCCTGTGGAATTATTCAATGGTGAGATAATATTGGAAGAAGCATCACCGGATAGCAAGATACCCCGGCATCTGGCTTCTGAGGCGAAGGGATGTAGTTATTTACTCCTGTGTTTAGATAATGATAGGGAGGGAGAAAACATAGCCTTTGAAGTTATACGAGTTTGCCACCAGCACCTAGTAAAAATAGGATCCAAACAG ATATTTCGTGCTCGCTTCTCTGCACTCACCCGTGCTGATATTTTACGTGCTGTAGATAATCTTTGTGACCCGAATAAATTGGAATCAGATGCCGTGCGTGCACGTCAAACAATAGATTTACGTGTTGGTTGTGCCTTCACCCGCTTCCAAACAACTTTTTTCCAG GGGAAATACGGTGACTTGGACTCAACGTGCATATCCTATGGTCCTTGTCAAACACCAACACTTTTTTTTTGCGTCGATCGTTACAATGCCATTGCAAGATTTCAAGAGGAACCATATTACAAG CtgatttgcgatatttcCTATGAAGGACAATATATACCTTTTACATGGAACCGCGGTCGGATTTTTGATAAATCGGTGGCACGTATTTTCCAACAACTG TTGATGGGTGCAAATAAAGGTGTATTAACTGACATTGTGACCAAAAGGTCCATTAATTCATCCCCCAAGGCTCTAAACACCGTAACTATGTTAAAGGAGGCTTCTTCACGGTTTGGAATGGGACCGCATAAAACCATGCAAACGGCAGAACACTTATACTTAAACGGATACATATCCTATCCTCGCACAGAAACAGATTGTTATCCCACGTCTTTCGACTGGGCAGAATTATTGAAAAAACTGCATACAGTACCTGAATACACAAATTTGGTCGACCTTTTGATGCAG TCCGGGAATACATTGGGACCACAGGGTGGACATGATGTAGGCGATCATCCACCCATTATTCCTGTACGTTGTGTATCGCAAGGTACTTTGACGGGAGATGACTGGAAACTCTATGATCTAATTGTACGTCACTTCTTAGCTTCAGTTGCAGGCCCATGCACTACGGAAACTACAACGTATGATCTTGATGTCGGGTCTGAGACATTCCAATTTTCAAACACGCGTGTAGTTCGACAGGGATACACCGCACTTTTACCGAAATCTCAAAATTATGTGAGCATTGCGTTGAAACTTACGAAAGGGGAAGGATGTGATGTGGCCAAATTTAGAGTCGAG GAAGGGACAACTTCACCTCCACCTTTACTTTCTGAATCTGATCTGTTAGACCATATGGAAAGCAAGGGGATAGGGACGGATGCTTCTATGGCTACGCATATACACAACATCTTCACACGCAATTATGTCCGTTTACTGGGCAATCGTCGTATCGAACCCACCAAGCTCGGAAAGGCATTAGTGGACGGTTATATGCAGGTAGATCCGGAGTTGGTCCTTCCCAGTGTACGAGGTGCCATTGAAGGCTACTGCAACCTCATTGCTGATG GCAAGGCAGATTGTGAATCTGTGATAGATCACGTTTGTCGAATGTTCCGTATGAAATTCGAGCATTATATAACTAAG ATCGATTCAATCAATACGTTTTTCGAAACGCAGTTTACTCCTATAGAGGATTTCGGAGTACCTATGAGTCGCTGTGGAACATGTAATAggtatatgttatatttgaaCCGAGCCCCCGTACGCCTTTTTTGCAAGAAATGCTCCCAGGAGTATCCTTTACCACGTGGCGGTACGATTAAACTTTACAAGGGTATAAAGTGCCCATTGGATAATTTCGAATTACTACAATTCCAGAGCCGTTTACGTGCCTTTTCATTATGTCCTATGTGTTACAACGATCCCCCTTTCGAGTCCATTGGAAATAAAG GGATGGGATGCATTGATTGTGCACATCCTACTTGTGCAAATAGCGCCGACGCACTTACACTCACACGCTGTCCTGGTGATTGCGATGGGATGTTAATTTTGGACATAATCAACGGGGCACCAAACTGGAAGTTTTTTTGCTCATCATGCTCTTACAAATTACAATTCTCTGACATTACAAAAA AGGTTGCAATTATCACTGGCAAAGAATGCGATTCTTGTGAGAGCCAATTAACCGAAGTAATACTTAAAGATGGACGTAAAATTGAAGGATGTGTTTTTTGCAATGAGAGTTTGAAACAGTTGTTGGTTGATCC GCCAAAGCACACCAAACGTCATCATAGACCCCGTCGCAGAGGAAGACGACCACTTCGTTCTCGTTGA
- a CDS encoding putative integral membrane protein, giving the protein MSKDCPKKKSDKEAYSCLRDLLLLLMLSVALYVVTAVTLTKAVALDLAYVTNYLGCAAFLLGSMAYIVVPFVQAYNKASSCKSHTQDNKVSQP; this is encoded by the coding sequence ATGTCTAAAGACTGTCCTAAGAAAAAGTCAGATAAGGAGGCCTATTCCTGCCTACGGGATCTACTATTACTGCTAATGCTATCAGTTGCGCTGTATGTAGTAACGGCAGTAACTTTGACAAAAGCTGTAGCACTGGACTTAGCATACGTCACGAACTACTTGGGCTGTGCTGCCTTCCTTCTGGGTTCCATGGCATACATCGTTGTGCCGTTTGTGCAGGCCTACAATAAGGCGTCATCTTGTAAGTCGCATACACAAGATAACAAAGTATCACAACCGTAA